From one Bacteroides eggerthii genomic stretch:
- a CDS encoding dipeptide epimerase: MQNRREFLKTAAFAALGSGMAINGVLASERVAPALFNINKSGVVPRMKLRFFPYELKLRHVFTVAAYSRTTTPDVQVEIEYDGIIGYGEASMPPYLQHELGTMDSVLAFLKKVQDVIGQFTDPFRLEDILGYIDTLSAGDAAAKTAVDIALHDLVGKLLQAPWYKIWGLDREKTPSTTFTIGIDTADVVREKTKECAGQFNILKVKLGRDNDKEMIETIRSVTDLPIAVDANQGWKDKRHALDMIYWLKEKGIVMVEQPMPKEQLDDIAWVTGQSPLPIFADESIQRLKDIVGLKDAFTGINIKLMKCTGMREAWKMVTLARALGMKVMVGCMTETSCAISAASQLSPAVDFADLDGSLLIANDRFKGMEVVKGKITLPDLPGIGVVKI; the protein is encoded by the coding sequence ATGCAAAACAGAAGAGAGTTTTTAAAGACCGCTGCCTTTGCCGCATTAGGCTCGGGCATGGCTATCAATGGCGTATTGGCAAGTGAAAGGGTAGCGCCTGCATTGTTCAACATCAATAAAAGCGGCGTTGTGCCCAGAATGAAGCTGCGTTTCTTTCCTTATGAGCTGAAACTGCGCCATGTCTTTACGGTGGCTGCCTATTCGCGCACCACTACTCCTGATGTGCAGGTTGAAATAGAGTATGACGGAATCATCGGTTATGGAGAAGCCTCCATGCCTCCTTACTTGCAGCATGAGTTGGGCACAATGGACAGTGTGCTGGCTTTTCTGAAAAAGGTGCAGGATGTTATCGGACAGTTTACCGATCCTTTCCGGCTGGAAGATATTCTGGGTTATATAGACACGCTTTCGGCAGGGGATGCGGCGGCAAAAACAGCGGTGGATATCGCTTTGCATGATTTGGTGGGTAAATTATTGCAGGCTCCTTGGTATAAAATATGGGGACTGGACAGGGAGAAAACACCTTCTACCACATTTACCATTGGCATTGACACAGCCGATGTAGTGCGTGAAAAGACAAAAGAATGTGCCGGACAATTCAATATACTGAAAGTGAAGCTGGGGCGCGACAACGATAAGGAGATGATTGAGACGATCCGTTCGGTTACGGATCTTCCTATTGCCGTTGATGCCAATCAGGGTTGGAAAGATAAGCGCCATGCACTCGACATGATTTATTGGCTGAAGGAAAAGGGCATTGTTATGGTAGAGCAGCCTATGCCCAAAGAACAATTGGACGATATTGCATGGGTGACCGGGCAAAGTCCGTTACCGATATTTGCAGATGAGTCCATTCAGCGTTTAAAAGACATCGTGGGACTGAAAGATGCTTTTACCGGCATCAATATCAAGTTGATGAAGTGCACCGGCATGCGTGAGGCATGGAAAATGGTGACGTTGGCGCGTGCTTTGGGGATGAAAGTGATGGTGGGCTGCATGACTGAAACTTCCTGCGCCATTTCTGCCGCTTCGCAACTTTCTCCGGCGGTGGACTTTGCCGATTTGGATGGCAGCCTGCTGATAGCCAATGACCGTTTCAAGGGTATGGAAGTCGTGAAGGGGAAGATTACATTGCCGGATCTGCCGGGTATCGGAGTAGTGAAGATATAG
- a CDS encoding transglutaminase-like domain-containing protein, producing MKNLLYTVFLFVFVSACGTKPENKPYSWDDDLHQRLLTDFCLTESQVKDYIRKYLPDVTDEQMRQWEASNALEYMMLDGEKRYFRNAGPNLFRVDSACYDVKIAKEGTALSGSEKVNKENLPEIITAVQKNGKAIAVPKRMRVTYTLTVDTNAVPAGKLIRCWLPYPRKDQARQRDVKFVSASEPEYVFSPQDCRHSTLYMEKRAVKGEPTVFSETFEYTSCGEWHNLRPEDVRPYDTTAPLYKEYTAEREKHIVFSPRLRELAARLTAGETNPYLKAKRIFCWINDNFPWASAREYSTIENIPEYVLDNRHGDCGQVSLLFITLCRISGIPAHFQSGFMMHPRAWNLHDWAEVYFEGVGWVPVDQSFGMPAFARNADEKFFFLGGIDSWRMIVNTDYGMPLVPEKKYPRSETVDFQRGEVEWEGGNLYFPQWSYHMEIDYLNY from the coding sequence ATGAAGAATCTGCTATACACTGTCTTCTTGTTTGTTTTTGTTTCTGCTTGCGGCACGAAGCCGGAAAACAAACCATATAGTTGGGACGATGATTTGCACCAGCGTCTGCTTACGGACTTTTGCCTGACGGAATCACAGGTGAAGGACTATATCAGGAAGTACCTTCCCGATGTCACCGATGAGCAAATGAGGCAATGGGAAGCATCCAATGCTTTGGAGTATATGATGCTGGACGGTGAGAAGCGCTATTTCCGCAATGCCGGTCCCAATTTGTTTCGTGTGGATTCAGCCTGTTATGATGTGAAAATAGCTAAGGAAGGCACTGCGCTGAGTGGGAGCGAGAAGGTGAATAAAGAGAATCTGCCGGAAATCATTACTGCTGTGCAGAAGAATGGCAAGGCGATTGCCGTTCCTAAACGGATGCGCGTTACTTATACATTGACGGTGGATACTAATGCTGTTCCTGCCGGAAAACTCATCCGCTGCTGGTTGCCCTATCCCCGCAAAGATCAGGCACGCCAGCGGGATGTGAAGTTTGTTTCTGCCAGTGAGCCGGAATATGTTTTCTCTCCGCAAGACTGCCGGCACAGTACGCTCTACATGGAGAAACGCGCCGTAAAGGGCGAGCCTACGGTATTTTCCGAAACATTCGAATACACCTCTTGTGGAGAGTGGCACAATCTGCGGCCCGAAGATGTCCGTCCTTATGACACGACTGCTCCCCTTTATAAAGAATATACCGCCGAACGGGAGAAGCATATCGTTTTCTCGCCGCGTCTGCGTGAGTTGGCTGCCAGACTGACAGCAGGTGAAACGAACCCGTATTTAAAGGCAAAACGCATCTTCTGTTGGATTAACGATAATTTTCCCTGGGCGTCTGCACGCGAGTATTCCACGATTGAGAATATCCCGGAGTACGTATTGGACAACCGTCATGGAGACTGCGGACAGGTCAGTCTTTTATTCATCACCTTGTGTCGTATCAGTGGTATTCCTGCGCATTTCCAGAGTGGGTTTATGATGCATCCTCGTGCCTGGAACCTGCACGACTGGGCGGAAGTGTACTTTGAAGGGGTGGGGTGGGTGCCCGTCGATCAGTCATTCGGCATGCCGGCTTTCGCCCGTAATGCTGATGAGAAGTTTTTCTTCTTGGGTGGCATTGACTCTTGGCGTATGATTGTGAATACTGATTACGGCATGCCGTTGGTTCCCGAAAAGAAGTATCCGCGCAGTGAAACTGTGGATTTCCAGCGTGGAGAGGTAGAGTGGGAAGGAGGGAATCTTTACTTTCCGCAATGGAGCTACCACATGGAGATTGATTATCTCAACTATTAG
- a CDS encoding trypsin-like peptidase domain-containing protein has product MKQTTKNILGVAAVVILSSGVAGVTTYKMLNKEKPATFSELFEQNPNNLQLAAYNATDAQPVDLTQAAENSVHAVVHIRAKQLSKTQTVQGMPDIFDFFFGDGRGQQRQIQTQPRVGFGSGVIISKDGYIVTNNHVVEGADEITVKLNDDRELKGRIIGTDPSTDLALIKIEGDDFPTVPVGNSDELKIGEWVLAVGNPFNLNSTVTAGIVSAKARAIGTTASNGQAANIQSFIQTDAAINQGNSGGALVNARGELVGINAMLYSPTGAYSGYGFAIPTSIMTKVVADLKQFGTVQRALLGITGTTLGTDLQMDERLAEEMKKKADELGVKEGVLVAEVVEGGSAAGILKSDDVIIGLGGKKVHKFSDLQEALAKHRPGDKVKVKVVRDKKEKEFELTLKNSQGNTKVVKDAGMELLGAAFKPVSSELKRQLNLGYGLEVTGVSNGKMADAGIRKGFIILKANNVQMKSVEDLEKVLKAATQSPDQVLFITGMFPSGKRASYAVDLTQE; this is encoded by the coding sequence ATGAAACAGACAACAAAAAACATCCTTGGAGTTGCAGCCGTTGTAATTCTTAGTTCAGGAGTGGCCGGTGTTACCACTTATAAGATGCTGAATAAGGAAAAACCTGCTACATTTAGCGAGTTGTTCGAACAGAACCCTAATAATTTACAGTTGGCTGCTTATAATGCAACGGATGCGCAGCCTGTCGATTTGACACAGGCGGCAGAGAATTCGGTTCATGCTGTGGTACATATACGCGCTAAGCAGTTGAGCAAGACTCAAACCGTACAAGGCATGCCTGATATTTTTGATTTCTTCTTCGGTGATGGCCGCGGACAGCAGCGTCAGATACAGACCCAACCGCGTGTAGGCTTTGGTTCCGGTGTGATTATTTCTAAAGACGGTTATATCGTGACCAACAATCACGTGGTTGAAGGCGCCGATGAGATTACCGTAAAGCTGAATGACGACCGCGAACTGAAAGGACGGATCATCGGTACCGACCCTAGTACGGACCTTGCCCTGATTAAAATAGAAGGTGATGATTTCCCCACAGTACCGGTAGGCAATTCCGACGAATTGAAAATTGGCGAATGGGTATTGGCGGTAGGTAATCCGTTCAACCTGAACTCCACCGTTACAGCCGGTATTGTGAGCGCGAAAGCTCGTGCCATCGGCACTACTGCATCCAATGGACAGGCTGCAAATATCCAGTCTTTCATTCAGACGGATGCTGCCATCAATCAGGGTAACAGTGGTGGTGCATTGGTTAATGCGAGAGGTGAACTGGTAGGTATCAATGCTATGCTCTATTCACCGACAGGGGCCTATTCCGGTTACGGTTTCGCAATTCCCACCAGCATCATGACAAAAGTTGTGGCTGATTTGAAACAGTTTGGTACAGTGCAACGCGCTTTGCTGGGCATCACCGGTACTACACTGGGCACGGACCTGCAAATGGACGAAAGACTGGCAGAGGAAATGAAGAAGAAGGCCGATGAACTTGGAGTGAAAGAAGGTGTATTGGTTGCTGAGGTTGTGGAAGGTGGTTCTGCTGCCGGAATATTGAAGTCGGATGACGTTATCATTGGTCTTGGCGGTAAGAAGGTGCATAAGTTCAGCGACCTGCAGGAGGCTTTGGCTAAACATCGCCCAGGTGACAAGGTGAAAGTCAAAGTGGTTCGCGACAAGAAGGAGAAGGAATTTGAGCTGACCTTGAAAAATTCTCAAGGCAATACGAAAGTTGTGAAAGATGCCGGAATGGAACTTCTGGGCGCAGCCTTCAAGCCTGTATCTTCTGAACTGAAGAGACAACTTAACCTGGGTTATGGTTTGGAAGTGACCGGAGTGTCCAACGGTAAAATGGCAGATGCCGGTATTCGCAAGGGATTTATCATCCTCAAGGCGAACAATGTGCAGATGAAGTCGGTGGAGGACTTGGAGAAAGTGCTGAAAGCTGCCACTCAGTCTCCCGATCAGGTATTGTTCATCACCGGTATGTTCCCATCGGGTAAGCGTGCAAGCTATGCGGTGGATTTAACTCAGGAATAA
- a CDS encoding RNA polymerase sigma factor RpoD/SigA — protein sequence MRQLKITKSITNRESASLDKYLQEIGREDLITVEEEVELAQRIRKGDRVALEKLTRANLRFVVSVAKQYQNQGLSLPDLINEGNLGLIKAAEKFDETRGFKFISYAVWWIRQSILQALAEQSRIVRLPLNQVGSLNKISKAFSKFEQENERRPSPEELADELEIPVDKISDTLKVSGRHISVDAPFVEGEDNSLLDVLVNDDSPMADRSLVNESLAREIDRALSTLTDREKEIIQMFFGIGQQEMTLEEIGDKFGLTRERVRQIKEKAIRRLRQSNRSKLLKSYLG from the coding sequence ATGAGACAACTAAAAATTACCAAAAGTATCACTAACAGAGAGAGCGCTTCTCTCGACAAGTATTTGCAGGAAATCGGTCGCGAAGACCTCATTACAGTCGAAGAAGAGGTAGAGCTCGCTCAGCGCATCCGCAAGGGTGACCGTGTTGCACTGGAGAAATTAACACGTGCCAATCTGCGTTTCGTTGTATCTGTAGCCAAACAGTACCAGAACCAGGGTTTGAGTCTGCCCGACTTGATTAACGAGGGCAATTTAGGACTGATTAAGGCTGCCGAAAAGTTCGATGAGACACGTGGTTTTAAGTTCATCAGTTATGCAGTATGGTGGATACGTCAGTCCATTTTGCAGGCTTTGGCAGAGCAGTCGCGTATTGTGCGTCTTCCTTTGAATCAGGTAGGTTCACTGAATAAAATCAGTAAGGCTTTCTCTAAGTTCGAGCAGGAAAACGAACGCCGTCCGTCTCCCGAGGAACTTGCCGATGAACTGGAAATCCCTGTTGATAAAATCTCTGATACGCTGAAGGTTTCCGGCCGTCATATTTCGGTGGACGCACCTTTCGTTGAAGGAGAAGATAACAGCTTGCTTGATGTGCTGGTCAATGACGACTCTCCTATGGCCGACCGCTCTTTGGTGAACGAGTCTCTTGCGAGGGAAATTGATAGAGCTCTTTCTACGTTAACCGATAGGGAAAAAGAAATCATACAGATGTTTTTCGGTATCGGACAGCAGGAAATGACATTAGAGGAAATTGGCGACAAATTCGGTCTCACACGTGAGCGTGTCCGCCAGATTAAAGAAAAAGCAATCAGAAGATTAAGACAAAGTAATCGTAGCAAATTGCTCAAATCTTATTTGGGATAA